The sequence TCAACAGCTGCCGTCGAAAATTAGTAATAAAAATCTCAGCCCTCTTGTCAACATCGTCATCTGATGATGACCCATGACTTCTTGCCCTTTCAAGAGCTCGAACCGGCTTGCTTTGATGATCCGATTGAACATCTTCAATTACCCCATGTAAGCCAATTCGATCATTAAAGCTCAACCTTCTCATCGTtccagaggaagaagaagaagaagcattccAAAGAATTGATGAAGCCAATCTCCATTTTCTGTAGTTAAGTAGaaagtttattttcttgacAGCCCTCTTCAAAGGGCCTAGAACTGACCACTTCTGCTTCCCCATTTTGAGTTCTGTTTTCTTGCTGCTGAGAATTCGAGAGGTGAGAGAACATTTATAGGAGGGAGAAGAAGATTGTGAAGTAAGATTCTCTGTTCTTACAAGGAAGCGTGGACGTCAGATATTATCAAGGCTTTTGTTTAAGGTGTACAGATGTCGATTTGATGACTTGGGTGACAGTGCGCTTAGATTTTGATAAATCACAGATGTACTATTTGCGCCGTTTGACCTGGTCATGTTCTTTTTCTCATTGGATTGTCATTTTGGACTGTGGCAGTGCTGTTAAGATGGGCTGCAACCGCGTGCCTAACGGTCAGTTACTTTTCGTTGATAGCATCTGTTATCTTATTCTTGCTGACTAAGTTATGTGTTAAGAGTTTATATTAGtccttttacttttaattttatactaatttatcccatctatttttatttgtactACTATCAACCCTCTACTTTcaggatatttttttgtttagattttatCCTATCAGAAGCTCGGGTTATTCTTAAAGCAACAAATTGCATTTCACTATATCAATATCAGATAACATTTTCACTGTAACATATCGTATATGTGTTGTGATATAATAGGATGTAATTTGATTTAAGAATAACCTGAATTTTAGATAAATAAGGACTAAAAGAACGATTTTGAAAGTAAGGGATCGATATTAGTACaatgaagatataaaaaaaaaatcagagtttatttgtttttgtgttttaaaaatattttttaaaaaaaattaaatatttttttatttgtttcaaattaattattttatatttctaaatcgttttaatattctgatatcaaaaataaatttttaaaaaaaattatttcaatgcaattctaaataaaataaaaaacactttaaaaaacagttACTACTACAATACTAAACagactctaaaaaaatttaaaaatcaatgagtTTTAGTAAACTTGAAAagtcttgtttatttttgcattttaaaaattttaattatttttatttttatttgctttaaattaaatttttttatgttgatatcaaaaaaataatttttttaaaattatttaaatatatttttaaataaaaaacctatcAAAATTCTAAACAAGCTAGAAATAACATGTAAAGTGCTGGAGCATCTTACTATAAAGTCTAGCTCAGTTTAAACCTTTAAAAGGAAAGGTTACCCAGTACATTAGTAGTGTAATGATTTCTCTATATAGAATATAGGAGACCTGTTCAAGGAGAGGAAGCTGACCTTTTTGGGTCGCAAGCTAAAAGGAAATACGAAGGAAAAAACAGAACTAATACATTGAAGAGAATGAGAAGCATGTTCAATTATACTTCCATCATCATCACCTAACAGAATTTGATAGTATAACATAAGAGTAGTTGACTGCAAACATCCTTCCTCTTGTTTGCTGTAGGAAATGGAAAGAAATTTGACATGGTCTCAGGGACTTTCCCAATTTCACACACAAATTGTCCCCCTCCTTCAAGCCCTCCAATCTAGAGCTTTGACTGCCTGTTAAAACCTTAATCATGTTCATAACCTTCAACTAGATGACAGCTCTCGACCAGATTACAGGACCTCATTGGCCATTGTAGACAGGAAAATGAAATGTTTATTTGATGCCAAGTTGTGTATATAACCAAATAAATTGCAGAGAAATTTCTTCTGTTATCAGACTAAAGCATACAAAAGTTTTTTGGCCTTTAGGCCAGCAACCAATTGAGTCTAacaatataacataataaaGGAACAAAAGTAGCTAACAAAAAATGTGAACAGCAACCCAGATTAATAATAACTAGATCCCCGACTGTTGAAAATATCATGTGAATTTCCTCCCCAACTGTTAGGGTTCAGATCTTCCTGTTGTTCTTCAATCTGCTTCTGTTTGTCCAGATCTTCTTTCTGTTGTTCTTCAATCTGCTTCCGTTTGTCTGACCAACCATATATCTGCCTTCTTAATTGCTTGCGAGCCTCCCGCTGCTCTAGCCTCATATCTTTGAAGTCCTGATCCAACTCGGCTTCAGCTTCAGGTGTAAAGAAAACCACCTCCATGTTCCCAAGCTCTTCATATAGCTTCTCAATCTTGGCTTTCCACAAGATGCCCATTTCTGTGTCCATTTTGTGATAAGGAGTCTTGAGCAGGTACTCATCAATCCCTCCTGCCTTGTCTATGCAACGGATAGCATGAGTTGTGACTTTGACTCGAACATGGCGGTCTAGGATGTAACTAAACAGTCTCTTATCCTGAACATTTGGCTTCCAACTTCTCCTACTCCTATAATCACCAACACACAAGCACTTCAACAGAATAAATCACTCTTCCTTCCCAATATATAGCACATAATACACATTCATTACACCAAAAACAGGAAAGCTACAAGTCTTTCATGcagcagaaaaaataaaaaggtacaACAATCAAACAGGCACAATCCTCATCAGACACATTCACACTAATCAGACGACATAAAAACATTACTCACAACTGAGCAAGTTCTGACCAGTATCAAATTACCCAAAAGACTACTTCTTTGGGAACAGAAGCTCCTCActgaatctaaaaaatatacaaagtcGGCACATTCAAAAATCAATAACGAATCAAGATAAACGAAATCAACACCTTAATGGTAAAACACTCCTTACCTACAAGTAAACTACTTAAAACTATTCAATCACAGAAGTTCTTCCCCTTCTCTGGCAATGATACATTAACATTTCCAATCAACATCTGAGTCGCCATATTAGCTTCTTGACTCATAAATGCAGCAATTTAGCTTCCATCATCAACAATTACACATCAACAACCAGATTATTTCTACAAATCTAAATTTACCACAACAGCAACAAAATCCACAGTTCAAAAACTATCAGTCTAAAATCAATGCCCATTTTCCAAAACAAACTCACACCTTTTTCCTCGTTACACACAGAACAACACACTACCAACAACCCCACAACATTCCTCAGCCCAAAGCATcatatcaacaacaaaaacaagcaTCGAACCAAATATCAGTCAAAACCCAGAAGAAATCAGAAACCCATTAGCCATTAGAAGAGATTGAGAGTGAAGAGGAGCTTACTTGTTACCTCCATCTTCACTAATTTGATTACCGAACTGGATATGACGACCAGCAAAAAGGCCACGTTTGGCTCGATTCATGACAACTTTGCTATTAGGAATTGCTTTTTTGAGAGCTTGTTTAACGCCAGGAGCCAAGTTCTTCTCTCCTCCtatttttgacattattttcttcatcatttcCTTCCCTCTAAAAGCCATTATCAAACTCGATTGAGGGTTTTTCGAAAATCAGAGGGTTTTTGGATTGAGAAATGGATGGCAGAAAAGCGAAAACGACTTGCAGTGTGCTAGAGACCCGTTAGATGACCCTACCCATTTGACTGGTTGTGGGCCTGGGCTTGTGATTTTCTTAGGGAAGGTTAATTGTACTTGattagttaaaattaatttaaggtttcatttgttttttttttttcccaaataattttaatgaaaattcttTCCAAAGTCAGaattttaaagagtttcatCAGTTGAATAGCATGCTGCACCGATGGGAaaatattttggtaaaattagtATGCTTATTtcctttattgtattttttaataatgtattttttattactatctGTTAAGGCTGCAATTATTTGCaagaaaatagatttatttggaaaaataattatgaaaaaaaatcatggaaataattttgttataaatttattttctgtaATAAACTGTTATTtgtataacattttttattatttgattgatatttttttagtgtttacaCGAGtttaacctgattttttttttatttaaattaaattgacgGAACACTAAAGATTTACATATCTAATCATCAACtgttcaaattttatttggatttattaGTTGAGCTTGAGTTAGTGTTTAATATTCTATTTAATGTGTTATAAACATAATTGTGTTTGTTATAGTTAGATTTAAGATAAaatctatgttattttttaaaatattagaaagatTATGGTGATTGGATAAAAGTTTGAGACTTTTGCTTTTTTCAATCTCCAATCTTCCTGTCTTTCTaactcctttttttctcttctctaactcattttcttcttattcttaactttatttatctttaattttttgtgcCACGTCACAAAACCCAACTCGAAACAAATTCCTCCgaatttttcagtttaactCGCTGAGTTGGGGCGGATATGATAATTATGATATGATTTTAGAAAGTGAAGCTGTGGTGGTAGCAGCAGTGTGAAATAATATTCAAACTGTGGAAATGGTGGATAGAAAAGGGATACAGAAGaataatttgtcattaaaaatcCGACACCTCTTCAACAAAGAGGATGAGAAGCTACCAGGCTGCACCGGAAGTTGATATCACCAGCACAAACATGTTTGGAACCTTAACTAGGATGGCCAtttaccaaaagaaagaaagaaagaacaacagTGACCAGACAAGAGACCATATTTCAAGTTTGAGTTATGTTCTTGCCATCTTAAGAACAGGGATAAAGGACCATTGACATATACCTGCTGCAGCATCACAGTGAAGATCATCGTTTTTGTGACAGATGAAAGGATGTCTGCTGTTACCTGAAAGCCCTCAAATTTGATTGGTTCAACATGCTTCAGGATGCTGTAAATTCTGATTTTTGTGAAACTTGTGAAAGTCATTGTATAGAGTAAATAGACAAGTCTGTTGGAGTAGTATATAAGAACTTTTAATTgagtataatattaattatattttaaaatctcactTAATAACTTATCCGTTTAAATTGAGAGGGCTGTTTGAGACTATTCCACGACTCTATTCTGGGTTAACTGTGACTAGGCTAGGCTGTACCATGTCGCTGGGAATCTATGGTTGTTTCAGTCCTGGCTGCGATTCTTAATTGCCAAGTTGGGATTCATAATTTCACATGGACTCATGTGATTTGGTCATAGGATATAGAATTCATAAATCGTCATTCCAACAAAGAGCAGAAGTTGAATAGATAATCATTTGGGCACTAATTCTTATCGCATTCAATTTCAGAAAACAAGTTCCTGTTTATTATGCAGTTGCTGACTCAACACCGCGAATCGAGATATTTAATGAGCTAATCCTTCTCCCTGTTGACGATGGAGCTGACGATGATGGAATGGTTTTGCAAGATGACCTGACATGAAATTTTATGGAATAAAAACCACTTCAGGATTTAGTATGATTAACCTGTCACAGGCACAATCTAAAGCTTATTCTCCATGAGTCTATCTTGATTCTGAAAATGgcaaataaaacaagaacactTGAGGTTGGTCAATGATTGGAGGCAGTTTTGTTAGTTAAAGATCAACTGTAGAGACCATATGCTTCACATTGTCTAACGTGTTTTCCACCTCAAATCTCCTTCAAATCAGCCTGCGCACATGAAATGATTCTTTTTCAACATGGAAATTGCAACTTGTTTGTGCACAAaatcacacactctctctctcacacacacacatatatatacagATGTCATACATCAGCTACAAATCACCAATAGAATTTCCTCACACTCAACCTCTAAACTCTACCAAATGGAAGTTAGAGCCTTGTTTTCATGTAGGGCATTAGGAaccttcctcctcttcttctgttCTTTCCCTTTGCTCTCTGTGTCAGACTCAACTCATGAAAACTCCCCTAAACTTCTTTCAAGACGTTTATTAACCACAACGCCTCGTAACATAGTGAAACAATATTTAGTACCCCACAACCTTGAGAGAGCAAAGCTAGGACTCCCTCCTCTTAGATGGAGCAAGAAGCTTGCAAATTTTGCTTCATCCTGGGCTCATCGGCGACGAGAAGATTGTGCGTTGATTCATTCGAATAGCGATTACGGCGAGAATTTGTTTTGGGGCAGTGGCAAGGACTGGAAACCTGGGGATGCTGTTGCTACTTGGGCTGAAGAGAAAGGTGACTACACCTACAAGACAAATAGATGTGCTCACAACAAGGATTGCCTCCATTACACCCAGATAGTTTGGAGGCAAAGCTTGAAGGTTGGTTGTGCAAGAGTTGCTTGCAGAAGTGGAGATACATTCATCACATGTAACTACGATCCTCATGGCAATGTCATAGGCCAAAAGCCCTTCTGAATCAGATAAGTTTGGACATAATTTCCTCTGTCAGAAGGCAAGCATTTCACTTCATCAGAACTGAAGCATTCTGTTCAGCAGCTAGTTAATTAAAGGGGAACCCTGAGTTTTGTCCCTAATCTTTAAGACAGTCGTCAATTTAGTCCCAAAAGGAGTTTATAAATTAGGTCCCTAATGTTTTTTGGGTCCTATTTTTCCTTGTGtgattgtatttttcatttaatgtacatattttatgaaataaaattataccaTTTTGAATAAATGTAAATGAAACATGCAGACAGGCATGGACACAAGAACCTAGTTAAACAACATTTGAATAACTAGGGATCCAATTGAGAAGAATATCTTTCTTtgtgataaaattaagaattcgGCAATACTTTAGGGGTTAAttcgagttttttcttttattaaaacagTCTAACAACCATGCATATGCTTGTGATTACCAACAGACAGCTCGTTGGAAGTCAAAATCACcagtattaattaataaaatattattggtttATCAGGGGCCGTTttcataattcataaaatacaAGTAGCATTGTGAGACATGGTTAATTCTTTTGACCCTTTCTGCTTAAAATGTCtcgaaaattttattaattaatcgagatattattttaacttaaattgCGAccagataaaaatattatttaaagattaaattgtagttatttttaatatagtctTTGTTATTCTATTTTCTCAACGAAGCAGCCCAATAACTCAATAAATTATGACTATCCATTTATAAGGTGCAATTACTCAATACATAAATGAAATTATGCTTCTATTTCACGTAAAGGTGGAATTCACACATGCTTTTCATGAGTAGTTTAAGATGTCATCAAGCAATATTTGAGTATATATTTATGTGTGGATGGTAATGGTGACTCACGGACCATATTCTTACCAAGTTATTTCTTGTATTGTACCCATATTCCATATCATTATCCgagtaatatttattatttaatataaaataatatacataTTGAATTAAAACATACAGGATAAGTTTAAATAGATAGAGTCTTAGAATAATTGAAAAGCTTTCTAGTTCTCTCAATCTCTCATTCTCTGGGTCTCAAGTTTATGCAGGGAGTGCTCAAGTGGCATGAGTTACCATTCTTCATCATAAAAACTTGAATAGTTGAGTgaccattgtttttttaaaaaaaaaaaattatttgttttgctaTATTATTTGGAAGAGAAATAAAGGCCGGTAAAGCTATCCTCATGGCTGAACccctttgtctttttttattattatttatatagaagAACCTTCATTTATcgattttttctagttttgagCCTTAAATATCCatatcaaaccaaattaaaaatattgtttgatttcagttttaaatctaagaaaaatagaaattcaagttggttattttttcaagtaaaattcaAATCGAATAAAAAATGCTCACCATTAACATCCATGCCAAAGGAAAGATAAAACCATTATGTTTGAGAATCCagttaaaactatatttttcatttcaaaatactCAAAAAGACTAATATACTGTTTGGAATCCAGTTAAATCTATATTTGctagaaatttaatatttttatatttttaaatcgttatgatatgatgttttttatatggttaaaaATAGCAATTTCAAAACACCTCAAGAAATGTATGCAATCAATGATCAAATACAGGGGAACATGCCTAAATTTTATATTAGCGAGAAGAAACAACTCCCAAAAAGCACTACCAAACTACTAGTATAGTGGCATATAAAATTgcctaacaaaacaaaacttaacCACATGAACAAGAGATCTCCACCTTGGCCATACAATAATAGATCACTAGCTAACAATTAAATCCTAATAATCAAAGATTTTAGGCATAAAGCACCTGACAATTCGAAGGAGCAAAGTCATGAAAAGCTCTTGGGGCGACCAAGACTTGCCATTTCACACAAAACTCTCCTTTGTCTGCCTCGTACACACTTCCTACTGCCACGTTCAGCCCACAGGACACCACATACACTTTCCCTTCCACTCCGTTCACGGCGAAGGGCCTCTGCATTGCCTCTCTGGGGAACCTGTCCCCGCCCACGTACTGCCACGTGTCGAGATCAGGGACGTACACCTTCATCGGGCAGTCACCGTGCTCTGATATCACAAACAACCTATCGCCGAGCACCACGCTCAGTCCCGTCCACCCCTCCCTCATCCCATTACTCATCTCTTGCCACGTGTCCTTGTCGGCGTCGTAGATCCCTGCTCTTGGTGAGAACATGAAGGGCCACGTCCACCCTTCCGTCACGTACATTCTGTTGCCTACCACAGCTGAATCGTACCTAGCTAGCCCCATGCGCATTTTAGCAGCTGGGCCCCACTTCCCATTCTCTGAGTTGTAACACTCAACGGCTGTGATTGAGTCGCTTATCCCGGACGCACTACCACCAACGGCTATGATCTTGCCCTTAACATTCCCGGTGGCGAAGAACGATCGCGGGGTCAACATCGGGGACCCTATGGACCATTGATTCGTAGATGAACGGTAGATAAAGGTGCTGTCCATTGAAGTCTCTGTATCCGACCGCATCCCACCCAAAACCAATAGTTTCCCTTGACGTGGCAATGAGGTGCATGCAAACGCTGGTGGGCAAACAGTCTTCGGGCAAGGCATGGGGGGTAGGACAAACCAACGGCCAGATCGAGGGTCCAAAGCCTGCCACTGGATCCTGGCCGTTGATTTATGAAATGCCAGCACGAAGACATGCGGCAAGGAGAGGGACAGAGATTTCTTGGAGACAAGAAAAGCAGGGTCTGTTATTGCCCTGTTCCATGATGAAGAGACTGAACGTACCAAAGCTTGGTAAGGATATGGAAGGTAGAGAAGACATAACTCTGCTACCTCATCGGGCAACCCTGGAATCAGAGGCTCAACGTGTTTCTCTTcggttttttcttgattttcactCAAATCTGCCATTTCTTGGCACCGGAACGGAATGGGGTGCCACCAAATTTATAGCATAGGAGAGATTGAAGAAGAAGGGATGGGAAAAGGGGAGGTGGTGTATGATGACAAGGTAAGATGGGTACTTTACAGGGCAAGATAGTTGGCTTGTCAAAAAAGTGAATAATTCTTGAGtagtttaatgttatttttaggacggtgtttttgtttttctagaaaCCGGAATAAGGGGAAGGAATTTGTAGTAACTTACAAAACAGAAGCTATCCAGTGACGTACCATAATTCCTGCAAATCATGAAATCACTTTACCATAAAACCTGAAGAAATCCCAAGAATTCACTGAAATCATGTGGCGGTGATGTAATTGGAAGCCTTCCCGGTGGGGGGAGGAAGTCTAATTCTTTTGATAATCTTGCTGCTGTGGCTAAGCATGGCTAGATAGCTTTCTAGCTAGCGAGGTTAGGGAGATGGGAAATTTGGACAGGAGAAGGTTTTTGTGGGATTAATGGTTTGGTTTCCTCTGGCCAACTATGAGATGCAACCACCGAGAGTggggttggttttttttttttagctttaataatTAGTGTGGGTGGCCCAGCTCTCATGGCGCTGTTTTGGATGAGATCTCATTTATTTGCTTGATATGATATGTGACTACCCACTTGGATTTCTCTAtctttattttgagaaaatctcaaattttgtccctaatatattatcatttctCAAGTTTCAGCCCAAAACAAGTTATTTCATCGATTGGGTCACTGATGTTTCAAACATTTCTTGTCTGGATTCCTATTCCCGATAAATTTTATGGTATTCAAGTTATAGCCGATGtcaacaaatattaattaataccttaaacattaatttataaaatagcACTAATTACAGtttgaatattataaaaagttttCTTAGcccttgttttttataattatttatgtaacagAATGACttttttcttgaagaaaattggagaaaagggaagaaaaatatatactagTATTAGTATGGATAAGCATGGTaggactcaattaaaaaaataataataatttaagacgATAGAGACCTAACCACTAAACTTTTGGTCTTGGAACAAAATTGAGGATCGGGTAAAAGGTTACGTGATAATTTGAGGTTTCctcttccctctctctttcATGTATAGACATTCTAATCGGTAGTAGGTGACAAGGAAAGTACTCCAAAAAGATTTATGTAATCAATAAGTAATTACTAAACTAATCTTGTTTCATGTATCAAGtaaatttatttgagattaatctaattttgaatataaaatttgatagaaaattttaattattttttaacaataaaaaattattatttaattaacttaaatatcAATCCAGATTAAATCTTGAGCGCAACATTTGTTCCCtgtattacaataatatttttttaataatattctctataatcacaaccacaattatttatattattctttaacacatcccctcaagtaaaagtcttttgggtttgaaacttgcatagacccatattatcttgtgcttaatttttatcaaataaataaggatgttgagattcgaactcgtgaccgcttgattatcaaggctctgataccatatcagagaaccatctcaattcaataacttaagctgttaggtgaggttttaagaaataatttatattattatctaacaatAACAaagaatgattttattttttttaccagttTTTGTTTGAACTAAATGTTTTGTTtggactgaaaaaaaaaaacacactaaatCTCAAGCGCATCCTTTCTCTGTAttacattaaatttttcttaataatattcTCTACACGTTGCCTTCAAccctttgaagttttttttttttttttttcactaaaaaaatcttACTCTAAGTAGTATGAAAATTCTCATTGTGCCCTGTTCCAAAGGCAGCAGACGTTTTTTCTCTCCACCTTCTATGAAGTTAATTTGTTCCCATTTTAAGTGTGAAGAGAATTTGGTTTGATACAATTTCATAGATTTTTCTTGAAGTTTTTAACGAACAATTATTATGCAAGGTACCTGCTTTTTTGTCATAAAAGAGGCCACCCACCGGtccttttcctcctttttcCCTCAACGTTTGGTTTGAATTATAATCAACGAACGAGGGCATTGGATTCTATTCTATTAGAATAATTGAAACAATATTGggtgtgattttattttattttatttttctggctGAAATGATCAGAGTCGAAACTGTGAtgaacatttcaaaattgaaGTACGTCTCTATCAGAAGTTGGATAATGATTTGTGAAGCGGGCTACGTAGACCATCCACACATTCATTGTTGCTTGATTTGTTAGGTATGACTTGTAGACAACAGCTCATCTTCTTTCTTCAAGCCAAAGCAAAAATGATGCAACCATCtctccaaaacaaaaatgatacaAATAATGTGATAGCACAGTTTGGAAACAAGAtgcaaatcatgttttatataattttaaatttttagattattttaataaaataatgttaaaaataatttttaaataataaaaaaacattaatttattcatttctagatgaaaaaacactttaaaaaataattgttattatactCTTAAACATCATCTAAATCTAGTCCGAATTGCCGGTAGACTCGAAACTGGCCTAgtttaggtttaaaaaaattagattattgtTGACTCGATTAAACTTAAATGACTTAGCGGATCAACCTGTAATTTAATCAAATCctagtttgaaattttttttataaaaaaatgatgttgttttaactcttttttttttttagattgaaataacattattttaatta is a genomic window of Populus alba chromosome 18, ASM523922v2, whole genome shotgun sequence containing:
- the LOC118059414 gene encoding pathogenesis-related protein PRB1-3, translated to MEVRALFSCRALGTFLLFFCSFPLLSVSDSTHENSPKLLSRRLLTTTPRNIVKQYLVPHNLERAKLGLPPLRWSKKLANFASSWAHRRREDCALIHSNSDYGENLFWGSGKDWKPGDAVATWAEEKGDYTYKTNRCAHNKDCLHYTQIVWRQSLKVGCARVACRSGDTFITCNYDPHGNVIGQKPF
- the LOC118059413 gene encoding uncharacterized protein, with the translated sequence MAFRGKEMMKKIMSKIGGEKNLAPGVKQALKKAIPNSKVVMNRAKRGLFAGRHIQFGNQISEDGGNKSRRSWKPNVQDKRLFSYILDRHVRVKVTTHAIRCIDKAGGIDEYLLKTPYHKMDTEMGILWKAKIEKLYEELGNMEVVFFTPEAEAELDQDFKDMRLEQREARKQLRRQIYGWSDKRKQIEEQQKEDLDKQKQIEEQQEDLNPNSWGGNSHDIFNSRGSSYY
- the LOC118059416 gene encoding F-box protein AFR — translated: MADLSENQEKTEEKHVEPLIPGLPDEVAELCLLYLPYPYQALVRSVSSSWNRAITDPAFLVSKKSLSLSLPHVFVLAFHKSTARIQWQALDPRSGRWFVLPPMPCPKTVCPPAFACTSLPRQGKLLVLGGMRSDTETSMDSTFIYRSSTNQWSIGSPMLTPRSFFATGNVKGKIIAVGGSASGISDSITAVECYNSENGKWGPAAKMRMGLARYDSAVVGNRMYVTEGWTWPFMFSPRAGIYDADKDTWQEMSNGMREGWTGLSVVLGDRLFVISEHGDCPMKVYVPDLDTWQYVGGDRFPREAMQRPFAVNGVEGKVYVVSCGLNVAVGSVYEADKGEFCVKWQVLVAPRAFHDFAPSNCQVLYA